GGCCCAGCATGAACACGCCCATGTCTGACGCAGTGGCCCTTGACGCCCGCCGGTCGGGCGTTTTGAGCGAGCATCGTCCCATGCAGATCACCTTCAAGCTCTACGCCAGCCTGACCGACTACCTGCCGGCCGAGCGCCGTCTGGGCAACCGAATGCCGCTCGAGGTGGCGCCCGGATCGACCATCGCCCAGGTCATCGAGCCGTTCTCGTTGCCCATGAGCCTGGTGCACCTGGTGCTGATCAACGGCGTCTTCGTGCCGCCGGGCGAGCGCGCCACACGCACCCTGGTCGAAGGCGACGTGCTCGCCATCTGGCCCCCGATCGCGGGCGGCTGAATGCAGAGCGGCTACCCCGCCAGCTTCACCCGCGAACAGGGTTTCAGCGAGGCCGACTGGCTGTCGTGCCTGCCGGGCGCGGTGCGGGGTCGTCCTTGGCGCCGCCCGCGCGACGGCCGGGCGG
This portion of the Leptothrix cholodnii SP-6 genome encodes:
- the thiS gene encoding sulfur carrier protein ThiS, with protein sequence MQITFKLYASLTDYLPAERRLGNRMPLEVAPGSTIAQVIEPFSLPMSLVHLVLINGVFVPPGERATRTLVEGDVLAIWPPIAGG